The Pagrus major chromosome 1, Pma_NU_1.0 genome includes the window caagttgattatatttatttagcCCAAAAACAATCTGGACAGCATAAGACACCCCTCTATTTTACCTCCCTgtcaagttttcttttttacagcgGGTGTAGATAAAGCCTTTTGTTGTATTCACAAAAGTCTGAGACTGAAtatcatttgacattttcaattCTATTGCTGATATGATACCTGAGTATTAGCACCAATACCACAAGTCGGTTTTTGATACTTAACTTTGAGaaatataaagatatttttctGCAGTACCCTCTTTATAAATGTTGTCCAAGCACAAGCCGCTATAGAACTCTGAACGTGACAGAAATAAAGTATAACATTGGTAtcatttgatttaaatcagGAACTGTATATGTATACCGacactggatttttggggccgatacCTATATTGAGGAGTAAAAAAATTCTGTTACAGATTTATCGACTGAATTTCTTATGcacacagaatatatacataaacaggcaatgatccctcaaatgtagttatcaaatacaaacacataaaagataaaaagtaataagtaaaaaaaaatctgccaatgcAACAAATGAAAATTGTCTGAAAAGAAGTTCCATTTGTCTGACAGTGATGCTTCTTTCTTGGTGATTTAGTCTTATAATAATGACTATattataatgaaatattttgactaaaaatatgacaaatataCTTGGTAAGAGTTTAAATTTTTGCAGTAAACAAGATTACAAATGTGACTTGCCATTTTAAGTACAGATTTAATTCATTTGATGCCAACATTTTGCACAGTGCTAGTATAATCATGCCAAGTCACTGGTTTCTTCTTGTAATTCTTTCCAGCTTTTCTCCTGAAGCCTCGAGACGAGCTGATTGTTGAAGTCTCCTGCCGAGATGCCTACTTGAGGCTCTGTAGTGTCGCTGTGCTGAGAGATGGCCGTGAAATCCGCCTAGACAAGCGTCTGGATTCACAGCACTGTGAAAACCCTGTTTCAAATCCAAACCCAGAGGCAGAACTGTGCAGTGCGCTAGCATGCCTTAAGACTGACCAGAATCAAACTAAAGACTTCAGCATGCTGGAATGTTCAGAAATGGCGCTCCTGAACAATCATGACTACCATAAGAGTTTTTGCAGCGCGCTGGCCAAACTCATCTCCCAGCTGAAGGTTAAATGGCAAAACCAAGAGCGAACATCAGGTGATCAGTTAGACTGCAGTGACCTGTTCTATGTCCTCGATGTGTCAGAGGGCTTCTCGCTGCTCTCCCTCATCGCCGCCAGCCACGGTCATGTAAAAGCGTACAGCTCTGTGGAAAAGAAGAAGCAACAGGAAGTCTTAAAAAGACTGGCTCGCTCTAATAATATCCCAGAAGACCATCTAGAGTTCTGGCTCAACCATGTGGACGATGAGCAGGGGATGCTGCAGAGACCATCCAGAGAGAAGCTGTGGAGCGCCATCATTCTGGACTGTGTAGAGACTTGTGGTCTCATTAGACAGAAGCTGATGGAGAAAGCTTCACTGGCCAGGTAAGGGAGAGTAGCCAGTACAGAAGTACAAAAGAAAATTCTGGTGATTCAGTCTGATCTGAattgtttctctcctgtgtttatgacttaaaAACAGGTGACAAAAAGTGGTTTTGCCCGGATAATCACAATAATAATTAGAATTAAAAGTTTTggcaggtggaaaaaaaagaaattcactaAAAAGTAGcaagatatgtttttttttaactacaatttttttctgccatgttttgcgcatgaaaaaaaaaattatgaaacttgggggggaaaaaatcaccaaaatctTTTGTTCTCGCTTGTGTCTCAGAGCTTCTGTAGGTCAGAGTGGGTTATGCATTTTATTGCTGTAGTTTAATATATTGTAGAGTAAAATATATTTCCATGATCTGTATAAGGTGTTTGCTGGAGGAAGGAGGACGTATTTTCCCAGCAAAGATTGTGGTTCACGGTATGCTGGTGGAGTCAGACACGTTGCTGCTGGAAAGTGCTGTCCAGGGCCAGGAGCCAACACTGGGATTCAATATTGCTCCCTTCATCAACCAGTTCACTGTAAGTATACCTACATCAGCTACCATGTATCAAGGTTAACATATTTATGATATTTAGCATGTAATGTTCGTACTCTAGTAAATAATGGTCACTGCAGAGtttgctgtatgtgtgtgccttTTTGCACtacattgtattttttattttttttatcttgaaaaaacaaaacaatgttagCTACCAGCAAACAGCAAAGGATCCCAGTAGGGCTacaattaacaattattttcattgctgatTAATCTGTAGATAATTTTATCTAATAATCGATAAGAGTTAGGCTATCTCAAACAGCATAGCCTAACTAGCCAATAGGTGCTAGGTTACATCTTTTAAGTTGCCAGGAAGAATAAGTTAGATTCAGGTGATTAATGGAATGGCTCAGTGGTGATTTATcacagatgtattatttttcagTGTGTATGACTATTTTAACAACGGTAAATTTCTGTGCAGAAATATCAAAGATGATTTAGAAAGAGTTGTCATTACAAGGTTTGTCCAGCAGGGAGCACTGAAGTGTATTTTTAGTGTACTGGAAAATTTCCCGCTCAGTACATGTCCAGGTTGCAGCTATTTAATAACCAAATTGTtaccaaaaatgttttatgttagAAAACTAATATTGACCGATAGAAAGTTATCCATGTTCAAATCCAGTATCAGTGGTGTTCAAGTGTGTATACTGTTATTACGTATAAATCGATTCATAATCCTGCAGGCCTCACTTAATTCAACTGGGTGTAATATTAATAAACCAAATTCAAGGTCTATCGAGTCAATGTGGAGAACACTGAGACTGTTTTCAAACATGAATCGTCATCCTAAAGGTCAGGTCTCGAGTTACATGATCAGGAAGTTAGTCATTTTAATCATGAAATGTGTTCTTCCTTGAATTATACCAAAACAATTCATGAGAAATCACACTGAAGAACACGAAAATCATGTTTGTCATCCTGAAACTTCTTCAGCCTTCCTAACACGAGTTGCCAAAGCTTCCTTTTGTATGTCTCAGCCCACTGGTATCTTGTATTCTGTCTCATGTTACTGAGGCAACAGTCAATCTCACGTTCCTGATGCAAGAGTCAATATTGACAGttttcacatacagtatgctgtgTTGGTACGCTTGCATCATTCACATTCAAAGCTCGCCCATTAGTTGCAAATGTGCTGCCTGTTGGTTTAATATGATCGACTTATAGTGCAAGACTATAAAGGTACAAAGAAAAATTCTCAGAACAGATTTGACATGTATAAGTTAATCAGACAGACTGCTCagactgttgttttgtttcctacCGTGTCTGGGTTGTCTTTTGTTGAACAAGGTTTTTCACTCTGAATACTAAGGTCCAGGACTGTTTTCTGCTGTGCACTACTCTTTGATGTCTGCTTCCCAGCTGCGTTAAAGAAGCTGTGAAATCCCTTtgaattctttttctttatttggtctggaaattatcttttttattatttttttttccagcatcATGTTTGTGCTCTAATTCCGCAGGCCCCACACGGGACGGTCGTTTGTTTTAACAGATGTTGTCTTTGAAGCCCTCGGTGGAGGGCACTTTTCTAGCACAACTGTCACacaagacacaacacacagcttGGCCCAAGACATTCCTACCTGAATCCATCAGTACACATTACATCAAGCACATCAAACAGCGGGCTCTGAGGTCTACACAACTGTgacagggaggaggaaagaTTCTTTTGTTGTGCGGTAAAGGAAACAGTGCCACTTTCTGTGCTGCCACTTTGGTTTCCCCCTCGGCTTTTAAGTCTGCTGCCCTGCAGTCGTGGcctgtttgtttagttttgagTTGAGAGTTTAGAGTTTGAGGTGGAAGATTATTTCCCAAGCATTAATCAGTGATTGAGTGATTAACCACTGACACTACGAATTAAAACcttatgtgaataaataatggTTTGTGAGAAAGAGTTACAACAACTGTAAGTCTGCTTCGGCTTGATTTTTAATATACTGCAGCAgcgtttttctttctttttttttaaggtctGAGACCTTTTTCTGAAATAATCCACAATAATAAACGCTTGAGTATCTAACTTGTGCACTTAAATGAAGCAGTCTGCCTTGATTTTGTGGGAGAAATCAATTTCCCCCTTTTAATGTGGACAGTGGTTGCCAACGTGTGCATCAGCAGCACCCGTTTTATGTCACATCGCTGTCAAATTCAAGTAGCTCTTCCTTCCTGGTTTTTATGTAGCTCCTTATTGGTAATGTCAGCCGGTCCTTCCTTTTATGTGCTGTAAAAACTTGCTAACATTGTGATTATCTTTTATGTACTCTAGGTACCAGTCCACGTGTTTTTGGACTTTTCCACACTGGAGTGCAGACATCTCAGTGAGTCTGTGGAGCTCTTTGTTCTCGACCTAATGAATGCCACCGCAAACTACACTGACAGAGAAGTGAAGGtaagatatacagtacatatccCTAATGAATGCTATCAACATATTTtggaaataatacatttaaactcccctcaaaaaatctcaaaaaaccCTGAACTACTTCCTGTTACATAAACGTATTGCACCAAAAACCAAGAAATGACTTAACCTCTtgactttgtatttttggtccTAAAATATAAATTCAGCACAAAACCAAAGTTTGAATCTTCAGATATAAAACTTTGCATcatgaaacagtttgaaatagttcagtttttaaacattcaaatgttttcagacacTCAGCTCTCCGCAACATCCTTCATCCAGCGATCTAACATGAGGTGCAATATCTGCAAAGCTCATAAACATTAAATGCAAGAACTGGAAATAACTTGTTGGTCAGGATAGAACTAAAAAGAACCATGatctcattttaaatatttgcatGTGTCATGTATTATTGGGAGCAAGATATTACAGGtacaatgtacagtatatttttaaGCTGACTCTTCTTATGTACCATTAAAACAATATCCCTGTTTCCCAGGTCCGGGCGACATCTGCAGGCAGATTAACTGCAATTCCCTTCTGGTACCACATCTATCTGGACCAGGACATCAGCGTCAGCACCTTCAGCCAGAACTCTCACTGGAAGCAGGCggctgctgtgctgcagcagccccTGGAGGTACAAGCTGGAGACTGGGTCTGCCTCACTGTGAAGCTTCACAAGAGCACCATCTCCATATCAGCCCATGTAGCGAACGCCCCCAGGCCAATGGAGCAATAAACTCCGACACTGTCGTTTAATTTCTATATATTTTATGCCTCAattaaacacatacagtaatgaATTCCTCATCAATCAAGTAAAGATTTACCTTCTACATTGTCATTCTTCCTAAATGGGATGCCAGTTTTCAAATTTCCAAGTTTTCACACACATTGGATCTCTATTTTGAGCTATAGTAGAAGCCGTCATGACgcaaaaaaaatcaccataTAGAAATAGAATTTTTGAACCTTCATGTTGcgtttttatttcaaactgcTATAAAATAATAGGACATTTATAATTTGTACTTATGTTTGTAAGTATGTTATATGAATATTATAGTTGTCCCTTTATTATGGGCtcagttgtttttgtaaagatgTTTGTTGgtatcaataaaaacatttcaacaataaatgtgaggattttctctataaaaacaagaaaaacaagtgaatatGTAGttaatctgatttattgaagaGACTGTCAGAGAtggaatcaaattaaaatgtggaACATTGACATCAGCTCTGATATGATCctgtcagttttatttagaaaaataaaatcctgtAAGGCAATGCAACATTCTCTAGCTGGACTTGATGCAGATTATGCTGTTGATTTGATACATTTATGCATTTTATGACACAAACTGATATCCTACACTGTacattaaacatgtaaatatcccTGCACGAATCAATGGAAGTCACAAAGACAAAGGAGCTCGGAAAATCTATGGGGAAAAGTAAATGGCTTGGgtgctgtagctgcagttatTCAAGCTTAAAGGCTAAAAACGATGGACAACATCTCATCAAATTATATGAATAAAAGCCAATGGTAAAAGAATAACTGCACCTGGAATATAACTTGATGTAGTGGATGAACTAGTTCCACGGCACATAGAACAAGGCATCTGAGAAGACTAGTGAATATATTTCTATTAAACACTATAGAGTGAGCAGTATGCAGTAGAGCGAAGAGACATGAACCAGAGTGTGCTGATTGTACAGTTTCAAACTTAATTATGTACGTTGTTTTAATACTTGGACTGTACTTATAGTATCTAGGCAAACCCTTAAGAAATACATCTTATTTATATTGATTTTGTATTGATGTCACACTGTCAGGACACATCTTTCAGCAGGCACAGCTCCAACCTACTCTTAACTGTGCAGGCCAAAAATTTGCTGCTTCTGCTCTTTccattccctccctccctcgggGGTATGGATCGTCTGCAGGCTGAGACAAAGAAATAGATTCTGGATTCTGGACATCTAATGTGCTTTAGTTTAGTAGATTTTCATTTAAGAGTGCTATTTTCAACCGCTGTCCTCTGAAatcaatataaacaaaagaTACGAAGCgaaaaaaggtattttaaaagttgtgattttctctgctgtcacatcTGACAAGTCGGAAGACGAATGagaaagtttttcttttcatctgtgaaaaaaagcaATCTGAAAAATTATCTTGGCAAAGTTTCTTTATTAacctgccaaaacttttttttttcaactattcacacagaaaaaaaaaacaatttaagaaaattatcctggcaaaaaataaaaaaaagttatttcactgctttcacagatgaaaaaaaaactttatctgaaaatggatcaccagaataTTTGCTATATTTTTCCTCCCatacttgcctctcagggcttccacaGATCATGATATGAACGAGATGACACAAAGAAAGTGTGTAATAATTCCCTATTAGGAAAGGATACACATGCATGATTCCCTCCGAATGCGGGAGGCTTTATGTGGATTCtcatttaaagaaacacaacagcacagaggCTGGCTCCTTTGAAGAGAAGTGTGCTCTTAGGGGCCGTGTTAAAATTCACCAAAAGTCTATCCCAATTATAATGAACTAAAAGCAATTCTAGCAGAGCCAACTAAGCCATATAACTCACTAGTACAACGATAACAGCATAAAATGTATGTTGTCTACAAATCATTTAGTGCCATAACCTCACTGAACATTCTTGGAGCTGTCACCGGCAGAGAGGTCCATCTGGTTTTGCATTTGTTGGCCAACTTTCACTAGTACTGGGTTGATGTGTCCTTTcaaacaacagttttatttaGTGTTGCATCCGTACAGTAGTGTGTAAAGGAACATGGAGGGGCTGTAATTGGGTCCAGCCCAACCGTGTCTGAGAGTCTGTTGATGACATCAGCCTCAACGATAGGCTAGGTAATCACGATGAGATCTGCCTCTGATGGTTCTTTGGTTTGGTTggtcctttcttcttcttcggtTACTTCAGGTCCAGCCTCATATCCTTCATCCCACGGGGCCGAGCTGAACCCAGCGGGAGCTGACAAAGAATGCGGTGTGAGGGTTCTGCCCAGGCCCTCGTATTGACCTCTGGGTGATACGGGGTCGGATGCCGCCTCTGTGATGGCATCTTGGGAGGCAGAAGAGAGCAGGCCAGATCGCTCCCCATCATTCCCCGCCTCACCAAAGTAGGACTTTCTCGGACGACCCATAACTGTTCTCCCtgtcaataaagacaaaaaagtctCAAATATTTTCTTGATGTTGCAGAATAGGGCAGATACTTAAAATACACAACTGTGCAACCAGCCCATTAGATAGGAGGCACCTACCAACATTGCGGACTTGTTCAGAAATGTCTGCTCTGACATCAGAGATGTCCCACATTGCCATGAAAGAGTCAAAGCAGGAACCCTCCTCAGCCTCCTGGATGTAAGGCTTGTAGGTGAAGCTGAAGTGGTGGGCGATGGCTGCCAGAAACATCTCCACGCAGATGATAAAATCCTGAGTAAAACAATGGCGAGCCCATAtggttaaataaatgacatattAAGAGCAAATTATTAGTAACTCTTAACTAGATAGACTTACGCTTACCTGTAAGCCAGTCGCTACAGCCTCCACACTTTGCCAGTCCCATGTACGTTCCTCTGAGATAATGCCCACTTTCACTAGCAAAGCAATGAACACAGCTTGCCTAGAAGAGTGTAACGAATAAACATTGTCAGCAGCTACCACATGATCAGATGCCTTTGTCTATGTACACAAATAAAGACACTGCAAGCATACTTCACCAACATATACGATGTATACAAGCAAGGTAAAAACAGCAGAAGTATGTTTTCAGAAATGTCCAGAATTTTGAACACAAAGACTTACCAGAAAGAGACGAACACCACCATTTTGACACATAGGAATTTGCCCACTGGTCTGATCGGACTCAGTTCTTCTCTCAGAGCCCTGTAGAACAGCACCAGGCAGTACATGGCAAACTAGATAAAGAGAAGACAGTTagagagagaacaaaatgtACATCCATCTTATCTGTTAATACACTCCCAGGCCATAAAGTAAGAAACCGTCCTTACTTGAGGTCAGTTACATTTAGACTTAttcaaaaaaacagcagcagtatTACCAGCTGTGACATATTGTTGAAGATGACCAGGTACGTCCATGCATTTTTCGAACTGAAATTGCCTTCATCATACACCCCGCACAGCTGACAGATcctgtgaagaagaaaaaaggccACAGCAGACATCAACACAGACAGTGAACAAAATGCTGTGATTGGtcttaaagaaaaaaggagaatgaAGAGCTGAGCTTGCTTACAAGGCAATCACTGTGGTGACTGGTCTCACCACTGTGTATTGCAACACTCCCAGTTTGCATCTCAGCAGTaacaccctgcagaggaaaataaagttgGAGTTTGAATCAGATTTTAATTGGgttaacaacattaaaatctgctGATTTCAGTGAAGTGTAGTGTGTAATGACAGAATTATAACACTGAACCTCCTAATTTTCCTCAAAAGCTTTAAGAAAATGGTCTGATATCCACATGCGTCATGGTTTATATTTTAACAGGGcaattttataaaatataaagctGCTGCTGACCTTCAGCCAATACATCAATTtgttatttaaagttttaaatggAGAACAAATTATGGCAACAAGAAAAGCTCTGACTGCACACAAGCACTTTAACCAATTATGGATGTTTCCTGAAAAAGCTAATTTGAAGCTGGTGACTGTCATTGATTTGTTTACTTTCTTTGCTGTGGGGGAAAAAACTGACTTCCATCTCTATCTTTCAgtgtttgcttcttttcttcaaACAATAGTTGAAATCAAATAATGTCAAATGGATAATGTTGCATTCCTTCATTTAAGCAAGAACACTAAGAATAAAACTGATAAATCCATAATAGTATTGAAAAGTCAGTTAGATCAATAATTGTGGGTAACTGAAGAAGATGGTAAGGAAATATGACTATACTTGCGAACATAGAAAAAATAAGGTGAGTGTTGCTCTGGGTCAGGGGTGAAAATGGTTTAATGTAGATATAAAAATCAGGTGCTTCTCAAGGATCAGAGTAAAGGTCAAGTACcagtaagaagaaaaaaacagtgccCATCCAGCTTACTTACAAAGAAAATCCATGGTGTGTGTGGGCAGTCTGACTCAGAATCTGAGGCACTCTGATAATATTAAAAGTCCTTTTTTAACTTAATGGATACGCCTACGTGTTTTGACAAGTCTTCACCATAAAAAGGCCAGactgcctacacacacaccatgGACTTCCTCTGAAAGTAATCTGGACAGTCgctgtttttccttttgattaATACATAACTACACTAGTGTTGAAGGCAGACAAGTATTTGTATAGCTGTACGACATGTTGGCTGCCACATAGTGAGGTGGGTGCTTCATGGATTGTTTCTATACAAGTCTTTGTTGTAAAGGTGGTATAACTGTACAGGAAACTTACTCTCCCATTGGCCAGGGtgggcagcagcagagagggggcaggtgtttctgctgctcctggACCTCCAGCATCAGTACCAGGCTGGGATACTGATTTTCCAAGTAGTTAAGCAAGAAGGTCATGAAGTTGTAGATGACATAGGCCTCGTAGCACTCTCTGCATGTGTCCACGTAAATGGCTATACCGGGGTATTTCAGTGCAATCCACTgtgagagggaaaagagaaggaTTACATGGCTTTCTTTAATCATACATGCATATATGGCTTTGATTATGTAATACACAACTCACACTGTCCAAGCTGTAGATTGGGACCATCCATAATAtccttaaaaaataacaaacaaaaaaaacacacaataaaaacacaaataataataataataataaaaaaaacagtttcagaCTCTTGTTTGTGGATGACATGACTGTTGACATCTTTACCTGATGATGGGTTTCTGAAGCTCTGGCTGAGTGTAGTGAACCAGATGCTGGAGGATGCCCCATAATGATATGGGTATGGTCATGAAGACAAATATCCCAGCGATGAACCATGCTTTATTATGAGTGCCAACCTGTCATTACACGGAAAGAGACAGTCAACACAgttgaaaatacacatttaagtCTGGGATCATAAGAaagtattttgacttttgtctGTTTATAACTGAAATCAACATGTTTAAGGACATTTACAGTTTCTAAAAAGAACATAAGACTTCCAGGACTAAGGTACGGACAAAGAGGGCTTGATAGGGAGATGTTTTGCAGTGATTACCACATCATAATCACATCAATCATGTGACTGCAAATGTGGTTAGTGACTACTGTTGTTACATAGATGAAGTGAAGTAAAAAGAGGGTTGTATATTCTCCTCTGAAATGGTGTTGGTTAgtttaaaacacaatataacgTTACTAAAAGTAGAGTACAAGTATTAGAAATGTACTCATAAACATCCCTAGTTCGGACTGACCTTTGACTGCTGCAGTTCCCAGATGCACAAGGGCAGGACGATCAACAGCAACAATATGTACAGCACAACGACCAGCGGGCGGATCCATCTTCTCCAATTCCCACAGGAACAAGGCATCTTGACATTAAGACGCCTTCAGGCCTTTAAAACTGGCCGCAGGCTCCGTGACAGCACAATTTCTCTCTCTGGTCCGACGCTCGACACATTTAGCGTTAGCATCGCATTATCACACTCTCACCACGCTCACCGCGACGAAAGACAATCTTTCAGCTGTGTACACGCAATTTGCTTTTATCACTTGCGTTAAGCTTCATTCGTGAGGACAAATGTGCTGGATAATTACCAGCTCATATGACTCGTTTTTATGGAGCTAggttgctaacgttagctcgtCATCTGTTTCaccatgtaaac containing:
- the tmem184c gene encoding transmembrane protein 184C, whose protein sequence is MPCSCGNWRRWIRPLVVVLYILLLLIVLPLCIWELQQSKVGTHNKAWFIAGIFVFMTIPISLWGILQHLVHYTQPELQKPIIRILWMVPIYSLDSWIALKYPGIAIYVDTCRECYEAYVIYNFMTFLLNYLENQYPSLVLMLEVQEQQKHLPPLCCCPPWPMGEVLLLRCKLGVLQYTVVRPVTTVIALICQLCGVYDEGNFSSKNAWTYLVIFNNMSQLFAMYCLVLFYRALREELSPIRPVGKFLCVKMVVFVSFWQAVFIALLVKVGIISEERTWDWQSVEAVATGLQDFIICVEMFLAAIAHHFSFTYKPYIQEAEEGSCFDSFMAMWDISDVRADISEQVRNVGRTVMGRPRKSYFGEAGNDGERSGLLSSASQDAITEAASDPVSPRGQYEGLGRTLTPHSLSAPAGFSSAPWDEGYEAGPEVTEEEERTNQTKEPSEADLIVIT